One window of the Natrinema sp. CBA1119 genome contains the following:
- a CDS encoding MBL fold metallo-hydrolase — protein sequence MTDRSDTCRPVTEISEGVYDLTLTREPARYRAYLFDWDVPTLVDCGPAEASDTLLDRIATCDVAPERLILTHADHDHVGGFDAVVDRYDPTTWVPEQSCLETEHDPDRRYGHEDQLEPFTAVHVPGHTDDNYALVAPEHNLAIMGDALIGADWRGLPAGYFVLVEGVYSDDLRAAERNAERFQDYAFDVGLVFHGSSVLEDARDKVDSYLDFPNKGDWVTD from the coding sequence ATGACTGACCGATCCGATACGTGCCGACCGGTCACCGAGATCAGCGAAGGCGTCTACGACCTCACGCTCACGCGTGAGCCGGCACGGTACCGGGCGTACCTGTTCGACTGGGACGTCCCAACGTTGGTCGATTGCGGGCCCGCCGAGGCGAGCGACACGCTGCTCGATCGAATCGCCACGTGTGACGTTGCTCCCGAGCGGCTCATCCTCACGCACGCGGATCACGATCACGTCGGCGGATTCGACGCGGTCGTCGATCGCTACGACCCGACAACGTGGGTCCCCGAACAGTCCTGCCTCGAAACGGAACACGATCCCGACCGGCGGTACGGCCACGAGGACCAGCTCGAGCCGTTTACGGCCGTCCACGTTCCCGGTCACACCGATGATAACTACGCGTTGGTCGCACCGGAGCACAACCTGGCGATCATGGGCGACGCACTGATCGGCGCCGACTGGCGGGGCCTTCCAGCGGGGTATTTCGTTCTGGTCGAAGGGGTCTACTCGGACGACCTCCGTGCGGCCGAACGCAACGCCGAGCGCTTCCAGGATTACGCGTTCGATGTCGGACTCGTCTTCCACGGCTCCTCCGTGCTCGAGGACGCCCGCGATAAAGTGGATTCGTACCTCGACTTCCCGAACAAGGGCGACTGGGTGACTGACTGA
- a CDS encoding cysteine hydrolase family protein produces the protein MLPTQPGPLGTTPALLIIDPQYDFLDPDGAVYCPCSSVDSTAEVVENIRSLVAAARRADLPVIWTKESHRDDRSDYGAELLSVERDHTLAGTEGEQFLSTFNSEQDLPPAEYLVRKRRYNCFHNTDLDHLLSTFDIDTLVLAGVTTNVCVHYTAQGAHERDYVFRVVEECTAGTSQSLHDAALEMLTYLQPSGVQPLESVTDALADYDGNETVKRVKRTGSVVDLEK, from the coding sequence GGCACGACACCGGCGTTGCTCATCATCGACCCGCAGTACGACTTTCTAGACCCTGACGGAGCAGTGTATTGCCCGTGTTCGTCAGTCGATTCGACGGCAGAGGTCGTCGAGAATATCCGTTCGTTGGTCGCCGCCGCTCGCAGGGCGGACCTACCAGTCATCTGGACGAAAGAGTCTCACCGAGACGACCGATCGGATTACGGTGCTGAGTTACTCTCCGTCGAGCGAGATCACACCCTCGCCGGTACCGAGGGGGAGCAGTTCCTGTCGACGTTCAACAGCGAACAGGACCTTCCCCCAGCGGAGTATCTGGTGCGAAAACGTCGCTACAATTGCTTTCACAACACTGATCTCGACCATCTCCTCTCGACGTTCGATATCGACACGCTGGTACTCGCCGGCGTCACGACCAACGTCTGCGTCCACTACACCGCTCAGGGCGCACACGAGCGCGACTACGTATTCCGTGTCGTTGAGGAGTGTACAGCCGGTACTAGCCAATCGCTCCATGACGCTGCCTTGGAGATGCTCACCTACCTACAACCGAGTGGCGTGCAGCCGCTCGAGTCAGTCACGGATGCGCTTGCTGACTACGATGGAAACGAGACTGTCAAACGCGTCAAACGGACCGGAAGCGTGGTCGATCTCGAAAAGTAA